gggggggagggacaggactcaCTGGAAGATCTGCGAGGCAGAGGTGCAGTATGTTCCATGCCTGAGATGAGTCCTGGGGGCTTGCACGTGCTCAGCCCAAACTGCTCTCCTGATTGCACTGGCCAGCCTGCAGTTTCCCGGTGGCAAACCGCTGGCCCCAGCTTTCCTCGCACCCCCCCAGCAGACAGTGCGGTTGCTGCTGCATGAACATCGAGGGGGTGAACGAGAGGAGACTCGGGACCAGCCGCCTGACAAGGGCTCTGGGACAGGATCCGAGGCTGCGGCACTGTAGGGATGGTGGCAGCCGCTCTGCACAGCCAGCGCGCCCCCTCGCCCAACCCGCGCAGGGTCGGCTGTTGCCGGTCATGGGCTCCCCACCTGCTCTATcattgcccctttaagagccCTCTCCGCGGGGCTAGCGTTCgaaccctttccctccctccccattggCCAGAGCGGGCGCGCGGAGGACAGTGGAGGGGGGCCAGTCGGCTGTTAGCGCAACCGGCGGGGTGCTCTGATTGGCCGGCGGGCGGAGGCGCTATATAAAGCGGTCCTGGGGCTTGGGCTCGCTTCAGACAGCGGCGCGAGCGGGCAGCGCGCGGGCTGGGGGCCGGCAGCGCGCGGGCTGGGGGCCGGCGGCGCCATGGAGTTCCGGCTGGAGGCGCATCGCATCGTCAGCATCTCGCTGGGCAAGATCTACAGCGCGCGGGGCCAGCGCGGCGGCCTCAAGCTGCACAAGAACCTGCTGGTGTCGCTGGTGCTGCGCAGCGCCCGCCGGGTCTACCTGGGCGAGCCCGGCGGCGAGtgccccctgccgccccgcccggggccgccgccgcccccggACTGCGAGAGGCTGCGGCGGGGCTGCCGCCCGCTGGGCtcggaggcggcggcggcggcgcggggCCGGGCGGAGTGCCCGGCCGAGTCCCCTCGCAAGCGGAGCGCAGCCGAGCGGGGCCAGGCGGCGGGCTCCCCGGGGAAGAAGCCGCGGCGTGAGGCGGAGCCGCCCCCGCCGCAGGAGGACATGGAGACCGGCAACGTGGCCAGCCTCATCAGCATCTTCGGCTCCGGCTTCTCGGGGCTGCTGGGCAAGGAGCGCGGCGCGGCGGAGGCGAGCGAGCCGGGGCAGGTCTGCTGCGAGCAGCCGGTGCTGCGGAGCCTCAACCCCTGGAGCACGGCCATCGTGGCCTTCTGAGCCCCGCCGCGGACTGGCTGCTCTGCGCGGCCGCCCCTGCCCCGCGGCACCCACGGGcggagggcagggactggcttccCTCAAAGCAGGCAGGAAGCTCTGAGCCACGCTGGGGACTTTTGGGCCTTGCCCCGCTGCCCTGGGAACTGACCGGGCAGCAGCAGCACTTCACTTCTCCCTTCCCCGCACACGGACATGCCGcgatctcctccccccccgccctttcccACCTAGGGCTTTGCCTGTGCGACTCTTTGCCCTCCCATGTGGCGCCTTTCCTGCCGGAAATCCCCTTTCATGTCTCCCCACCCCGAACATCCTGCCCGCAGGGTGAAATCTTCCACAGGCTGTTTCCATCCTAAACATTTGGAGGACTCCCCCAGATAATACTTTAAGCTGGGAAAGAGTAAAGTTGATTGGAAGCTTATATTTTGACAAGCTGGAAGTCGGAACTTTTACATGGTGCTTTAAAATGATTAACGCAGTGAACAAAAAGTTTACAGACTGACAAAGTCATTGTTCCTTTTGGAGTAGGCTTGGTCACTCCTGGCCTTTGTTCTATAAAGGCTTGGGGATGTGCTGGGGCTCTTGTACAGTATTCTCTCCTCCactgatgtgttttgtttttgtataaaTGTAACTCTACGTGTGTAACacgtattaaatattttgcagcTGTTTAAGTGTAGTCCTATTTCTGTAGCCGCTTGGCCGGAGAGGGAGGGTGAGGGCTGGGTAGATAGCAATGGAATGGGTGTGGTTATGTGGCTGTGGCCTGTATCCACCCTGCACAGCTAGAGGGGTGGTTTTGGTTCCAACTCCTCTGTGAACTGTGTATAAAGGAACCTTCTGTTACGGGAAGATGAAAACCCCTCCCAAGAGTTGACTGAGTCATTTGAACTACCTCTTGCTGCAGTCTATTCCCTGTTCAGCGCTGTACTTAGGCAAACTGCCCACTGACTTTAGTGTAGTTTGAGGAGGAAGTGCTAATGGATCTCGAGTTCTTCTTATTTATAACATGTGCTTATTGGTCCAGAGACTTTTAGTAATGTACTCGTGAAtgggatggggctggagcagtttGAGCTCTTATTCAGAAAATAGTCAATGTGCAAAATTGTTACCTTAGCACCTCCTACCTCACTGCATTGAGAACAGTTGCTCTATGCCAAAACAGCGCTTAGACTACTACTCCTCCCAAACTTGAGTTTTCTCACATAATGTTCTATATAGCTGTCAAACTTTGCTGTCAGTTCTTAGTGTTCGGTAGGGATATCTGACTTAACCTATTCAAGTCATcgtttcctcctctttctctcctcccccccgcccccggttccTATTCCTCAGAACATGCTCACCCACTTCTGTGGTAGACACCAATTGTGAGTGCTTACAGTAATTCTGTAGAACAGCCCTCCTATATAGTTCTGAGTACTGCTTCAGTACTACTTAAAATAGCTATACATTTTAAGGGCTTTTGTTATTTCCAAAGTATGTTCAGGTTACAATTAAAGGTGACTTGCAGAGGGAGAAAATGGGTGTGTAACCTTATTTCATAATGCATAGAGAATTTTTCAAAGGAAAGTCCTATTTTGCTGGAAGACTTGTTGGTCTTAgtaatgggagtcttttcagCCTGTAATTGATAAATGAAGATTTAATACTTAAATACCATGCAAATGTGGGTGGAAATGGGTTTATGCCTTCCTGTGTTGCTGCTGTTTTATATCAAAACAGCCTGAAACATCTTTTATCCccctcttttaaaaatacaaagtaagTTCTTGTCTGTCTGGGAAGACTGGACAACTAGTGAATTGATATCACGAGTGAAAGTTGAGCAATTAAGAGAAGGGATTTTTGTGGCCGTCTAGATAATTGCTTTTTGTGTGGATGTAGTTAAATACACATTCCTTAATGTTTTGGATAAGTGATGCATCTGATAAAGACTCACTGTtttgagacttaaaaaaaaaatgccctgaAGCCCCCAAGTCCTAGCAAAACCATGTAAGGACCAGACTTGGCACTTCTAGGGTATTAGACCACCAGGAGAGGGAAAAATCTTGCCTTCTGGGGAGAAAAAACCTATTGGGGCCCATCTTGCTctggtttcaaaacaaaacaccgACTTTGCATGTTACCTTTAACAATGACAGATTTTCTCCCAACGGTTTTCTGGGTTAAGTACTTTTTAACTTTAATCTCAATATAGTTTCACTTTTGGGATACTTTGTTATAATGTATGGCTTGAACTACACAGGCTGATAGATACAAACTCAATTCTTAATATAacaaacttttttgggggggagggggaaaacttTCACAACTTCTTACATCCAGTAAAAAGGTCCAaggccctcccttcctcccccacacctttCCCTTTTCAGTTCACCTTCAATCAAAGTCTTCAGTCCTCTGTTGAAAAGGGCTACCAACTAGCAGAGGTGAAAAAAGAACTGAGcttggtggggagaagagagctGGATTCAGGGAGACTTTAATCCTTTAATTTATGACATTTTTGGGGATGTGCCCATGAGAACCCTCTCTTGCTGCTCCCTTCCCATGGTTTCACTGGGGAAAGTTTTGGGCTGAGAGAGGGCCCTATTCTTGAGCAGAAGGGTGGATCATAAGATGATCAGTGTCTCTCCAGTCAGGATTCTATTCAAATCTTGAATGAGTAGATTTCAGTCCGCCTACTTCCTGATTCTGCTCTTTGGAAAGCTGTTCCCAAACAGCTTGGAGCATCTCTTAA
The nucleotide sequence above comes from Chelonia mydas isolate rCheMyd1 chromosome 8, rCheMyd1.pri.v2, whole genome shotgun sequence. Encoded proteins:
- the IER5 gene encoding immediate early response gene 5 protein; its protein translation is MEFRLEAHRIVSISLGKIYSARGQRGGLKLHKNLLVSLVLRSARRVYLGEPGGECPLPPRPGPPPPPDCERLRRGCRPLGSEAAAAARGRAECPAESPRKRSAAERGQAAGSPGKKPRREAEPPPPQEDMETGNVASLISIFGSGFSGLLGKERGAAEASEPGQVCCEQPVLRSLNPWSTAIVAF